The window ATTGCCAGCCATTGGCGATTGCTATTAATAGCAATGTGCCAGCGACAACAACTGTACCGCCGACTAAATAAGAGATGAAATCACGAGTTCTTTTAGATATCTTCATAAATACTTGCAAGTTAGAACTTAGTGGTCTAAATTATACCAGAAAAGCTGGATTCGTCGGGTGATTATAGTCTATCTGGAGTGTGGCGGTTTTTTTCGATACAATGGTAGTTATGATAAAACGACGCATTGCGATTGACCTAGGCACAGCCAATACTTTGGTGTATGTACCCAAAAAGGGGATTGTAGCCAATGAGCCGAGTGTGGTGGCGGTTTCAGTAGATGACAATCGGATTGTAGCGATTGGTAATGAAGCTAAGGAAATGTTGGGTCGAACGCCAGATATTATTACCGCTAATCGACCCCTGCGCGATGGAGTGATTGCTGATTATCGAATTACGCAGGCCATGCTCAAGCACTTTATTGATAAAGTTTCTGGAACGATTCGCTTGAGTCGGCCAGAGCTGATGATATCTGTGCCAGCCGGAGTAACGTCTACAGAAAGACGAGCAGTAATTGATGCGGCTCTAGCGGCTGGTGCGAGAAAGGCTCATATTATTCGCGAGCCAGTAGCGGCGGCCATTGGTGCTGGAGTGCCAATTGCGGCACCGGCTGGTAATTTAATTGTTGATATTGGTGGTGGCACAACGGAAGTGGCAATCCTGTCTTTAGGTGGAATTGTGGCACAGAACTCCATTCGGATTGGTGGAAATAAGCTTGATATGGCCATTGCTGACTACATTAGGCGTAAATATGGGCTTATTATTGGCGATCAAACAGCCGAAGATATTAAGCAGGAGATTGGCTCGGCTCTGCCGCTAGAGGTACCGCTGACGATGCAGATACGTGGCCGTGATATGATTGCTGGCTTGCCAAAAACTATCAAGCTGGACTCCGATGAGGTGACCCAAGCAATATCAGATGAGCTGGACGGAATCATTGGGGCGGTAAAGGCTGTATTGGAGCAAACCCCACCTGAGCTGTCGAGCGATATTATCGATCGAGGTATGGTAATGACTGGTGGCGGTTCGAAGTTGCGTAATATTGATAAGTTAATGACCAAAGTTACTGGCGTACCGGCCTATGTGGCTGATGAACCAATGCTATGTGTGGCGCGAGGGACTGGTATTGCCCTAGAAAATCTTGACGATTATATACGTAGCGTAATTTCTAATCGATAACATGATAAGATTCCGCCAGCATATTAGTAGCGCTAACCTCCGGCAATTTGGTGGTCAGTTGGTGCTTGTACTTTTGGCTCTCGTACCATTTCATGCCTTACTGGTGGTTTGGGGTGGGTCAATGACAGGACAGGGGGAATTATTATCGGTTTGGAAGGAGCTGATAACTTTAGTAATTACAGGTCTGGCATCTTTTTTGATTGTATCGAAGTTGGTGATTGGTAAAAGTAAGCAGTGGCGCTTGTTGGTGCGCCAGCCAGCCGTAGTGCTGGTGGGGCTTATCTTGTTAGCTGGACTATTGGCTAACATAGTAAATGCCAGCTATGGTAGGGCATTTTTGGTGGGAGCTAAAACTACTGTAGTTCCATTGGTGTTATTTTTGGCAGTTCAACCATTTGCAAAGTCTGTTTCAGGACAAAAATTAACTCGTGTAATACTGGGGTCGGCGGTAGTGGTGGCTGTATTGGCTCTAATTCAGTTTTTTGTAGTGCCAACTAGTTTTATGGCCAGCATTGGCTATAATTCGGCAACTATTTTGCCATTTCAGGGAGTTCATCCAGATTTTCCGTTTGGCCGTACATTTTCAACTTTAGGTGGCCCTAATCAGCTTGGGACATATTTGATTATTCCGTCAGCCATAGCTTTAGCTTTTGCTGTGCGTGGAGCGTCACGACAACAACGACTGGTGAGTGCGAGTTTATTTATATTATTTATTTTAGCGATGATTACGACATTTTCACGCAGTGCTCTGGTGGGCCTAGGGGTTGCGGTAGCGATGACAGTCTTGCTTGCAGTACCTAGAAAATATCGACTGACTACTATATTGATTTTTGTGGTAATTGGATTGGGTGTGGGGCTAATTATATGGAGCGCATTAACAAATAGCCAGGCCACTATTTTTGATCGATTTCTCGTGCGTGGGGACCTGACATCAACTGGCCTACTAGGTGGTGATGAGGGGCATATTACAGCTTTAGCGCAGGGTTACGTAGCCTTAGTGGCGCATCCGGGCGGATTGGGTTTTGGTATGGCTGGACCAGCTAGTTTTTATGCTACACGAACGTTGCTGACCGAAAATTGGTACTTACAAATTGCGATAGAAGTTGGCTTAATCGGTCTGGGTCTGATGCTGTTACTGCTGGCTCATGTCATGCGTCGTGTTAGGCAGTTAGAGATATATAGTCCGCTGCGGATTGGCTTTGTGGGGGCAGTTTTAGGAATAATGGTGTCGGCTCTTTTCTTGCACTCTTTAGCCGACTCGACATTGGCAATTATATTGTTTGGGGTGGGCGGTCTTCTCTATGCTGCAAAATTACCAAAAGAAGGAAATGTATTATGAAGACATATTCTCCAAAAATCCTGATCTTACATGATTGGCTAAATACTAAAGAAGGTGGTGCAGAGCAGGTTTTTTTTGAGCTTTTAAAAATGTACCCACAAGCCGATGTGGCTACACTGATATGTAATAGAGAAAAATTTGGTGCAAAACTAGGCACGAGGCGAGTCCGAACTAGCTTTTTACAGCACTTTCCCAAAAAAATACGCGAGAGACCAGAACTGCTCTTGCCTTTTGTGCGTCGAGCGGTACTCTCCATATCGACCGCCGGCTATGATATAGTGCTAGCTTCATCTTCGGCCTGGGTGAAGAACGCGCCATTATCGGGCTCTACAAAAATGCTGGTGTATTGCTATTCGCCAGCGCGGATGCTGTGGGATTATTGGCCTCAAGCCTTAAATGAACGCACCCGAAACCCACTGGTGAAAGCGTATGTTACTCAGTTGGCATCAAAGCTGAGGTTGTGGGATTTTTACTCGTCGCAGGAAATTCGACGAGAGTTTATTGCAATTAGTAGAACTGTCGCTGGGCGGATTAAAAAATTCTATGGACGACAATCGGCCATTATTTACCCGCCAGTACATATTCCACCAGTGGCTGCTACCGATCGAAGTGATGACTATATGATTGTTTCGGTGCTAGCAGGGTATAAGCAG is drawn from bacterium and contains these coding sequences:
- a CDS encoding rod shape-determining protein, translating into MIKRRIAIDLGTANTLVYVPKKGIVANEPSVVAVSVDDNRIVAIGNEAKEMLGRTPDIITANRPLRDGVIADYRITQAMLKHFIDKVSGTIRLSRPELMISVPAGVTSTERRAVIDAALAAGARKAHIIREPVAAAIGAGVPIAAPAGNLIVDIGGGTTEVAILSLGGIVAQNSIRIGGNKLDMAIADYIRRKYGLIIGDQTAEDIKQEIGSALPLEVPLTMQIRGRDMIAGLPKTIKLDSDEVTQAISDELDGIIGAVKAVLEQTPPELSSDIIDRGMVMTGGGSKLRNIDKLMTKVTGVPAYVADEPMLCVARGTGIALENLDDYIRSVISNR
- a CDS encoding glycosyltransferase, with the translated sequence MKTYSPKILILHDWLNTKEGGAEQVFFELLKMYPQADVATLICNREKFGAKLGTRRVRTSFLQHFPKKIRERPELLLPFVRRAVLSISTAGYDIVLASSSAWVKNAPLSGSTKMLVYCYSPARMLWDYWPQALNERTRNPLVKAYVTQLASKLRLWDFYSSQEIRREFIAISRTVAGRIKKFYGRQSAIIYPPVHIPPVAATDRSDDYMIVSVLAGYKQIDLAIRAFKGTKRKLLIAGDGPERENLEQLAGSATNIRFLGRVSQADKLKLLSTAQGFIFCNVEDFGIAPVEAIASGAPVVALRSGGVTETMQEHVTAEFFDEPMVEQVRQALDRVEAQSWDRAKMHRQANKFSYEKFRAGIQQAMDKML